GCCAGAAGGCAGGGATCACGCCCGTGGCCTTCGGTGTCACGGGCTTTGCCGCCAACGAGGCCGATGCCCGCAAGCTAGCCACGTTTGCCAAGAAGCTGGGAATCCGCACGATTGTCACCGAGTCGGGGGCGGCGGAGCTCAAGGTGATGGAGCCCTTCCTCAAGGACATGGACCTCTACCTGGCGATCCACAACCACCCGCGCCAGCCCAAGAACCCCAACTACAAGGTCTGGGACCCCAAGTATGTTCTGGAGCTGGTCTCCCCGTTTGACAAGCGGATCGGCTCCTGCGCCGACACGGGGCACTGGGTACGCAGCGGGGTCAAGCCGGTCGATGCCATGAAGATCCTCAAGGGGCGCATCCATGGCTCCCACCTCAAGGACCTCAGCTCCTTTGGTGAGCCCCACGGCCACGATGTCCCCTACGGCACCGGGGTCAGCGATATCCCCGCCATCTTGGAGGAGTTCCGCAAGCAGAACTACCAAGGGCACCTCTCCATTGAGTACGAGATCAACGGCGATGGCCCCCTCGACGAAGTGGCGTCCTGTATCGGTTTTGTGCGCGGCCTCGGCTACAGCAAGAAGTAACGGTCAAAGAAAAAAGAAGCGTCTGCGAGAGCGGGCGCTTTTCTTTTTCTTGACTATTTCCAAAAATGGAAATATAATCACGTCATGCCTGGACGCTCTCCTCGTGCTCGTGCCTTGCTCCATCCGATTCGTGTGCGGATTGTCACCGCGCTCCAGGACCGGCAGCTCACCCCGCGCCAGCTCTCTGTCTTTCTAGACGATGTTCCGCTGACGACACTCTACCGGCATATCAACCTGCTCCTCGAGGCGGGGCTCCTGGAGGTGGTCGCGGAGCGTCGTGTGCACGGGACGGTCGAGCGGGTCTTTACCGTGGTCGAGGCCGCGACCTACCTAAACGACGAGGACCGTGCCTCACTGACCGCCGAGGACATCACGGGCCTCGTCGGGGCCCTGACAGGAGCGGTTCAAGAGGTCTTTCACCGCTATGTCCGCCACGCCCCTCTGCCCCCGCCCGAGGGAGATGTCTCCTTTCTGGTGCGCTCCCTGACGCTCTCGGAGGAACGCTACCTGGCCCTCCGCCAGTATCTTCTTGAGCTGATGCGCGCCGAGTCGTGCGAAGCGCCGCAAGCGGGTGAGCCGCGCCGGATGATCGCCTTCTTCTCTGCGCCGGACTTCGAGCCGGAGAAAAAAAATAGCGACGAGTCGTAACTTTTTTTGCCGTGCTCAGTCTCTAAATTACAGAGCCAATTCCAAAAATGAAAATATCACAAAAAGAACTTGATCCACGAACCCGCCAGCAGGTCTTTGAGGCTGTCTGGAACCGGGTGAATGTCTCCCACTTCGACCCGACCTTTGGCGGTGTCAACTGGCCGGCGATGAAGAAAAAGTACGCCCCCTTGGTCGCCAAGGCCAAGAACAATGCGGAGCTGTACACGCTTCTCAACCAGCTGATCGGGGAGCTCAAGCAGAGCCACTTCTCGATCCTGCCTCCCGAGGCCTACACCATGGGAGATGCTGTCGGCAAGGACGAGCGCGGGGAGGGGAGCAGTGGCCTGACCCTGGGCCTGATCGCCGGAGCCCCGACCGTGTTCGCGGTCGCCGCCGACTCCGCCGCGCAGCAAGCCGGGGTGCTTCCCGGAGCCCAGCTCGAGGCAATCGATGGCAAGCCGCTCACCACGCTCCTGGCACGCCTGACACCCGAGCAGCTCAAGTCAGGCTTCCTGCCACGCGCCCTCCTCAACCGCGCCGTGGGTGGCAATGAAGGCCAGAAGCGAGTGCTCGCCCTCCGGGAGCCCGATGGCAGCACGCGCGAGGTTGCCGTTGTCCTCGGGGCCGGGCCGAAGAAGCGGGACAATGTCCTCCCGGGCTTCCCGCCCTATCCTGCGGAGCTAGAGAGCAAGCGCCTCGACGGCGATATCGGCTACGTCCGCTTCTCGCTCTTTACCGCGCTGCTCATGGACGATCTCCGAAAGGCGATCAAAGAACACGCTAGCGCCGCAGGGCTGATCCTCGATCTCCGGGGCAATCCCGGTGGACTGGCACCGGTCACCTACGCCATCGCGGGGATGCTGAGCCAAAAGCCGGGGACCCTGGGGACGATGAAGCAACGGACTGTCACGGTCCAGTTTCCCATCCTGCCGCAGGCACCGCGCTACGCCGGCCCGGTAGCTGTCCTCACCGATGAGCTCTCGGCATCGTGCTCCGAGATCCTGGCGGGAGGGCTGCAAGAGCTCAAGCGCGCCGTGGTGATCGGCCGCAAGACCCCCGGGATGGTGCTTCCCTCCGCGATCGATAAGCTCCCCGGTGGGGTCCGCTTCCAGTACGCCTTCGCAGACTTCAAGACCCCCCGCGGTGTCCTCCTGGAGGGCAAGGGAGTCACCCCCGATATTCCGGTCGTCCTGACCCCACAGTCGCTACGCTCACTAGGCGATCCCGATATCGCCGCGGCACGGACCTACTTTCAAACACAATTGGAGAAGAAATAGATGAATCGCTACGGTTTTTTACTGCTCGCCGCCGCCTGTGCGGCACCGGTTGTCGCTCAGGCGCCCAAGCCCACGGGCGCGCAGATCCTCGATAAGAATGTCACCGCCAGCGGGGGCGCGGCCTGGCAGGCGGTCCAGAGCTTCACGGCCAAGGGAACTGTCACCGTGGCGGCACAGAGCATCTCGGGGACGGTGGAGGTCTACGCGAAGGCTCCCAATAAGTTCGCCATGAAGCAGAGCATCAAAGGGGTCGGCGACTCCAGCAGCGCCTTCGATGGGACGGTGGGCTGGTCCAAAGACGGCTTCTCGGGCCTGCGTGAGCTCAAGGGTGGGGAGCTGGCCGCCCTCAAGGCACAGTCGTCGCTGAGCCTGCGCCCGAGCCTCTGGAAGACGGTCTACTCCAGCGCGGCGCTGATCGGGACGGTCAAGGTCAATGGCGCGCCGGCCTACAAGGTCAAGCTCACGCCCAAGGTGGGCAACCCCGAGACCCAGTACTTCGATGTCAAGACCGGCCTGCAGGTGCGCAGCGATCAGGTGGTCGAGAGCCCTCAGGGCAAGATCGCCGTGGAGTCCTACCTCTCCGACTACCGGACGGTCGGGGGGATCAAGATGCCCTTCAAGACACGCCAGCTCGTGGGCCAGGCCGAGATTGTCATCCAGTTCACGGAGGTCAAGGTCAACGCCACCCCCGAGGACAGTGTCTTTGCAAAGCCCAAAGAATAATGATCCATGTTGAAAACCTAAGCAAGACCTTCACCGACAAGAAGCGCGGGCAGGTGCTGGCGGTCCAGGGAGTCTCGCTGGACGCGCGGCCGGGGGAGATCTTTGGGGTGCTGGGGCCCAATGGCGCGGGGAAGACTACCCTTCTGCGCATGCTGGCCACCATCCTCACTCCAACCTCCGGGACCGCGACCATCGGGGGCTACGATATTGTCCAGGAGCCGGAGAAGGTCCGAGCACAGCTGGGCTACCTCACCGGCTCCGCAGGGCTCTACGAGCGCCTGACCGGTCGGGAGGTGCTGCGCTACTTCGGGGCACTCTACGGCATGGCCCCCGAGAAGGTCGAGGCGCGGATCGGGGAGCTGACCCGCGAGCTGGACATGGGCGAGTTTCTGGATGGTCGCTGCGACCGCCTCTCCACAGGCCAGAAGCAGCGGGTCTCGATCGCCCGCTCCGTCCTCCACGACCCCCCTGTGGTCTTCTTCGACGAGCCCACCAGCGGCCTGGATCTCATGGCGGCGCGGACCGTCGTGCGCTACATCCGCCGCTGCAAAGAGCAGGGAAAGTGCGTCATCTTCTCCACCCACATCATGAGCGAGGTCGAGGCCCTCTGTGACCGGATCGCGATTATCTACGATGGGAAGGTGGCGGCGGTCGGCACGCTCGCTGAGCTACGAGCGCGGACCAATGCGGAGTTTTTTGAGACGGTGTTCCTGCGGATTATCGGGGTGGAGGAGGACTAGCACATGTGGCAGATTATCTTTAAGAAGGAGTTCAAGGAGATCTTCTCCGACTCCCGGACACGCTTCAATGTGATTGCAAGCCCGCTGCTCATCACGCCCCTTGTCCTGGCACTGATCGGGACCATGGCGCAGAAGCAGGCCAAGGACAGCCGCAACGAGAGCATCAAGGTGGGGGTGGTGGGGATGGAAAAGGCTCCGCACCTCATGGACGAGCTCAAGGGGGCCAATAAGATCATCCTGGAGCCGGTCGCCACGGTCGAGGCAGCGGAGGAGAACATCCGCAAGCGAACCCAGAAGGCCGCGCTGATCCTCCCTGACGATGCCGATGAGCGGCTCGACAACGGCGACTCGCTCTCGGTTCCCGTGGTACAGGATGCGGGCAACGAGGCATCGGAGCAGGCAGCCAAGCGCGTGAAAGAGCTCCTCACCGAGCGCGGCGATCTGCTGGCGGCGCGGCGCCTCCAAGACGCGGGCCTCTCCAAGCAGCTGGTCAAGCCCTTCCTGGTGGGCGACAAGAAGATCAGTGGCAGCGGCGGCAGTGGTATGCAGCTCCTGGCGACCTTCTTACCCTACATCCTGGCCCTCTCCGCGATCATGGGAGGCATGATGGCCGCCACCGACTCCGTCGCGGGGGAGAAAGAGCGCGGGACCCTAGAGACCCTGCTGGTCGCCCCGCTCTCCCGGCGCGATATCGCCCTGGGCAAGTTCTGCACGGTCACCGCGACGGCCCTGGTGAGTAGCCTGCTCTCGATCGTGGGGCTCTTCTGGCCGTTCTACATCAAGCTCCCCATGTTCGACTGGATGACCCGTGATGGCCTCAGCCTGGGACCGTCGGCCTTTGCGGCGATCCTCTTGGTGCAGCTCCCTCTGGCCGTGCTGGGCGCGGGCGTGCTCCTGGCGCTCTCGACCATGGCACGCAACCAGAAAGAGATGCAGACCATGATGGGCCCAATCATCCTGGCGGCCAGCGTGGGGGCGATGCTCTCGATGCTGGTTCGTGCCGATGCCGAGCTCTACTGGGCGGTGGTTCCCATCACCAACGCGGGGCTGGTGCTCAAGCAGGCGCTCCAGGGAATGCTCAACCCGACCTTTGTGGGCCTCGCCTGTGCCATGTCCGTGGTCTATGCCGCGGTCGCGGTCGCCTTTGCCGCGAGCCTCTTCAAGCGCGAGGAGGTCCTGGCACGGTTCTGAACACGGAACTTTTTCTGTTCGTCGAATGTACTTAAAGACACGATGCAAGCGCAAGGAACCAAAGAGGATACGGCAATGGCAGAAGAGACAATTGTGGTGGCAGGGGGCTGTTTCTGGTGTGTAGAGGCAGTCTACTCCCAGCTAAAGGGCATTCTACGAGCGGAGTCGGGCTACTGCGGAGGGCGTGTCCCCGACCCGACCTACGAGCAGGTCTGCACCGGAGAGACGGGCCACGCGGAGGCGGTGAAGATCACCTACGATCCCAAGATCATCACGGCGGAGGACATCCTCAAGATCTTCTTCACGATCCACAACCCCACGACCCTCAACCAGCAGGGGCCGGATCATGGCACGCAGTACCGCTCCGCGGTCTTCTTCAAGAACCCGGCGGAGAAGGCACTGGCCCAGAAAGTGATCGCTTACTTCTCCACGGAGAACAAGATCTGGGGGCGCCAGCGGATTGTCACGAGCCTGGAGCCGCTGACGATCTTCTACCGCGCGGAGGAGTACCACCAGAACTACTTTGATAAGTTCAGCAAGGCCAGTACGTTTGAGAAGATGAAGATGAACGGTGGTTACTGCCAGTACATCATCGCTCCCAAGGTGGCGAAGGCACGCAAAGAGTTCGCGGCAAAGTTCAAAAACTAGCCCGAGGGTCAGGAAAAGGGACGTCCCGAGGACGTGCAGAGCCGTTGTGTTCTGCACGTCCCCGGGACGCTCCCGTTTAGGAGGCGGGTATTTCAATGCCCGATAGCGTATGGCAGAGCGCGTGCTGATCCTCGGGGCGAGTGACCGGGGGAAGACCTATACCATCCACCAGCTGGCACGCGAGGCGGCCCGGACCCACAAAGTCGCCCTGATCGACACCGACACGGGCCAGTCGGAGCTAGGGCCGCCGGGAACCGTGAGCTGGGCGTGGGTGCAGGCCGAGGGGCCACAGCGCGGAGGGACGCGCTTTGTCGGGGCGCTGAGTCCGGCAGCAGCGGCGCTGGAGCTGGTGGTGGCCGTGCTAGAGGTTGTCCGGCAGGCAGAGGCGGCGGGGGCGAACCTGCTCTTTATCGATACCCCCGGCTATGTCAGCGGACCGGGGGCGCGTCGCTTTCTGGCCGCGCTTGTGCAGGCGCTCGCCCCGAGTCGTATTCTCGTGCTGGAGCGCGACAGTGAGCTTGGCAGCCTCCCGGCGATGCTGGCCGCGCTGAGTGGGGCGGAGCTGACCCCCCTGCCGGTCGCGGAGGCTGTGGTGCGCAAGTCGCCCAGTGTCCGGGCTACCCGGCGCCTCACGCGGCTCGCACGGGTGCTGGAGGGCGCGACCGAGCACGAGCTAGCCCTGGAAGGATTGACAACGCTCGGGGCGACTCTGGGAACGGGGACCCCGATCGCGCCGCACCTAGCGCGCTGGGCCGGGAGTGCCCTGCACCTGAGTGCGGTCTACGGCGAGGTCGCCGAGTCCACGCTCTCCCTCTTTGTCGCCGGCCCGCTCCGGCCCGGCTGGGAGTCGCTGGTGGGGCCGGTGCTGGACCACTTTCAGCTCGGGCGGGTGCGGGCACTCTCACTCACGGCGCTGGAGGGGACCTGCCTGGGCCTCCATGAGGAGACCGGGCGCTTTCTGGGGATCGGGCGCTTTCTGGGGATCGACCCGGAGACCCTGCGCCTGCGCCTCTCTACGACCGCCTCGGTGGAGCGCCTGGCCCTGCTTGCCTTTGGACGCTTCCGCCTCGCCGCCGACGGGCAGATGCTGGGCGAGCTCAAGCCCGGCGAGGTCTGAGCGCCTAGACACGCTCCAGGGGTTGGTGCGGCTCGGGAGGGAGCGTCACGTGGATGGCGTCGCCGGGGCGCACCGTCCCACCTGTCAAAACAATCCCCATCACGCCGGCCTTACGAACCAGCTGGCCTTGGTCGTCGCGGCCCAAGACCGCTGCCAGTAAGCCTTTCTGGAAGCGGTCGATCTGGGCGCAGGGGTTTCGGAGGCCCGTCAGCTCAACGACCGCGGACTCCCCAATCGCAAGCCGCGCCCCGACGGGCAGGCTGAGCAACTCGACGCCACAGGTGGTGATATTCTCGCCCAGCTCCCCTGGTGCGACCGTGAAGCCCGCGCTCATAAGCTCGTCGAAGAGCTCCGAAGGGATCAGGTGTACCTGGCGCAGGTTGGGCTGGTCGGGGTTCTGCGCGACACGGGAGCGGTGCTTGACGGTCGCGCCGCAGTGGGCATCGCCCTCTACCCCCAGCCCAGCGAGGAGCTGAATCTGGGGGAGGTTGTCTTTATGAAACGTGTGGCGGGGGCTACTGCTGACCGCCACGACCCGGCTCACGGCTTGACCACTTTCCAGTTCTTGTAGAAGACATTGTTGACGCCCTTGAGGAGCAAACACAGGATACTCACAAACACCGAGAGTAGGCCCGGCAGGAGGCAGGGGCGCATGATATCGACAAAGAGGCAGTAGCGGACATTGTCGGAGTCGTTGAAGGACTGGTGTTGGAGAGTATCGTCGAAGATAAAGAGCTTCTCGTCCTGCCAGTAGTGGAAGCAGTCTCCCACCTCGATATAGGCAGTCTTGTCCTTCATGTCATTGACATTGTAGAGAACTCTCAGCGTGGCGCGCATCGGGCCAAAGTGCTTGGAGGTGGACTGCTTCTTGTTAAACACCGAGACACCGATGGTCTTGATGTACTTGTAGTTCTCATGGAACGACGGCACATCGATATCGTTCTTGACATCCTGGCCATACCACTTGAAGAAGAACATCGTCCGCGGGTTGTCCTTGATCTTCTCGGCCATCTTCTCGACCAGGTTCTCTTTGTGTGCCGCATCGATCAGGCGCTTGATCTCGGCCTGGTGGGACGGGGGAAGGTCCTCCAGCTTGTAGATTCCCTTGTTGATATAGGGAAGCGAGAGGATATCGAGGAGCGTGTTGACGGGCGAGAGAAGCCAGGTAAAGAGCCCATTGCCGGTGAAGTAGCGCTTGATCCCCGCCGCGTCCACCCGCTTGTTGCGCCCGAGATCGTAGACGCCGAGACCGAGAAATGCCAGTAGGCCGATGCCTACACCCATAAAATTCATATCAGCTCAGTGTACCCGCTCCGGGGCATTTTTCGACTGCGCAAGAGAGAGCACCGCCCCTAGCCCCGCTCCCAAACAGAGCCCATAGACCCCGCCCCAGAGCAGCATCCCCGTGGGCCGTACAAACGCATCGTTGAGGGCGCTCCCGGCAAAGTAGCCCAGCGAGTTGGCCAGAAACAGCACGAGGGCAAGTGGCGCGGAGGGCGATGGCTTCTTGAGAGCGACCACAAACGTGTAGGCCATCACCACCGAGCTTCCGAGCGAGGCAGCCCACTCCCCGGTGCGCGTCCCCTTGGAGAGAAAGTAGATTGCTGTCCAGCTCGCGGCGTAGAGAAAAAACGCCAGTGCAAAGAGCCCAAAGAAGCGCCCCCCGCGCCACGACGGCGGCGCGAGCGGCAGGAGCACCCCGCCCCCCAGCCCGATAAAGAGCACGGTCCAGGCCAGATACGCGCCCCAGAGCCCCAGATGCGTGTACATCCAGCGCTCCCCAAACGCGACCGTCGCAAAAACCGCTAGGCTCGCCAGCCCAAAGCCAAGTCCGCCTTGAATTGCACTGCGCGTGAGGGAGCTCATGGCCTAGTTTACCTGTTTCGGGAGACCTCTTAGTCGCCCTGGCAGACAATCGCAAGGTTTTGCTGCCGAGCTAGCACGACAAGATTTTCCCATTGATTAAGTCGCTCAAGAAAAATAGCTTTGTTGACGTCCTCAAAGATTTCCTTGTACTCGGGCCAGATCTGGATGCTGACAGAGACAGGCCAGGTCGTGGGCTGGCTTTCGATCTGCTGACGGGCTTGTATAAGCACTTCCAGAAGGGCATCAAGGCTCGCGCCTTCGAAGTAGGCGTTGCCATAGAGGTCAATGTATTGGCCAGTCTCCTTGGCTAGTTGTTCAAAGAGCGGGTGGAGAAACCAGTAGTAGCCGTCGTCGTCGAGAAACAACGACGGCTGGTCGGAGTGGGGACGGGGTGAGGCACTCGTTCCGAGGCCGATCTGGAGCATGGGGCTACAAGTCGCTGGGCGTGGAGAGGGTTCCTCGGATGGCGGTGGCGGCGGCCATGGTTGGGCTGACGAGGTGCGTACGTCCGCCCTTGCCCTGGCGTCCCTCGAAGTTGCGGTTGCTGGTAGAGGCGCAGCGCTCGCCGGGCTGGAGGATATCGGGGTTCATCCCAAGGCACATGGAGCAGCCGGGCTCGCGCCACTCGAAGCCTGCCTCGACAAAGATCTTATCCAGGCCCTCGGCCTCGGCTTGCTTCTTCACGAGGCCCGAGCCGGGGACGCACAGCGCGCGCTTGACGCTTACTTTATGCCCCTTGAGCACGGCGGCGGCGGCGCGGAGGTCCTCGATACGGCCATTGGTGCACGAGCCGATCCAGACCGTGTCCACGGCGATAGAGCGCAGCGGCGTGCCGGGTGTGAGGTCCATGTAGGCCAGCGCCTGCTCGCACGAGCGACGGTCGGCGTGGTCGGTGAACTGGTCGGGGCTGGGGACAACGGCGGTGAGCGGGAGCGCTTGGCCCGGCGACGTTCCCCAGGTCACGTGGGGGGCAATCTCAGGGCCACTGAGCTCGACCAGCGTGTC
This genomic interval from Armatimonas rosea contains the following:
- a CDS encoding sugar phosphate isomerase/epimerase family protein — protein: MHFQSNNTITAPKIGGFWLGCQAWTFNRRTVAEAIQLTAKAGGKTIEFFPGQKLEADSKEGLGPDNSDATIAKVKDWCQKAGITPVAFGVTGFAANEADARKLATFAKKLGIRTIVTESGAAELKVMEPFLKDMDLYLAIHNHPRQPKNPNYKVWDPKYVLELVSPFDKRIGSCADTGHWVRSGVKPVDAMKILKGRIHGSHLKDLSSFGEPHGHDVPYGTGVSDIPAILEEFRKQNYQGHLSIEYEINGDGPLDEVASCIGFVRGLGYSKK
- a CDS encoding helix-turn-helix domain-containing protein; translated protein: MPGRSPRARALLHPIRVRIVTALQDRQLTPRQLSVFLDDVPLTTLYRHINLLLEAGLLEVVAERRVHGTVERVFTVVEAATYLNDEDRASLTAEDITGLVGALTGAVQEVFHRYVRHAPLPPPEGDVSFLVRSLTLSEERYLALRQYLLELMRAESCEAPQAGEPRRMIAFFSAPDFEPEKKNSDES
- a CDS encoding S41 family peptidase; amino-acid sequence: MKISQKELDPRTRQQVFEAVWNRVNVSHFDPTFGGVNWPAMKKKYAPLVAKAKNNAELYTLLNQLIGELKQSHFSILPPEAYTMGDAVGKDERGEGSSGLTLGLIAGAPTVFAVAADSAAQQAGVLPGAQLEAIDGKPLTTLLARLTPEQLKSGFLPRALLNRAVGGNEGQKRVLALREPDGSTREVAVVLGAGPKKRDNVLPGFPPYPAELESKRLDGDIGYVRFSLFTALLMDDLRKAIKEHASAAGLILDLRGNPGGLAPVTYAIAGMLSQKPGTLGTMKQRTVTVQFPILPQAPRYAGPVAVLTDELSASCSEILAGGLQELKRAVVIGRKTPGMVLPSAIDKLPGGVRFQYAFADFKTPRGVLLEGKGVTPDIPVVLTPQSLRSLGDPDIAAARTYFQTQLEKK
- a CDS encoding ATP-binding cassette domain-containing protein, producing MIHVENLSKTFTDKKRGQVLAVQGVSLDARPGEIFGVLGPNGAGKTTLLRMLATILTPTSGTATIGGYDIVQEPEKVRAQLGYLTGSAGLYERLTGREVLRYFGALYGMAPEKVEARIGELTRELDMGEFLDGRCDRLSTGQKQRVSIARSVLHDPPVVFFDEPTSGLDLMAARTVVRYIRRCKEQGKCVIFSTHIMSEVEALCDRIAIIYDGKVAAVGTLAELRARTNAEFFETVFLRIIGVEED
- a CDS encoding ABC transporter permease; the encoded protein is MWQIIFKKEFKEIFSDSRTRFNVIASPLLITPLVLALIGTMAQKQAKDSRNESIKVGVVGMEKAPHLMDELKGANKIILEPVATVEAAEENIRKRTQKAALILPDDADERLDNGDSLSVPVVQDAGNEASEQAAKRVKELLTERGDLLAARRLQDAGLSKQLVKPFLVGDKKISGSGGSGMQLLATFLPYILALSAIMGGMMAATDSVAGEKERGTLETLLVAPLSRRDIALGKFCTVTATALVSSLLSIVGLFWPFYIKLPMFDWMTRDGLSLGPSAFAAILLVQLPLAVLGAGVLLALSTMARNQKEMQTMMGPIILAASVGAMLSMLVRADAELYWAVVPITNAGLVLKQALQGMLNPTFVGLACAMSVVYAAVAVAFAASLFKREEVLARF
- the msrA gene encoding peptide-methionine (S)-S-oxide reductase MsrA, with product MAEETIVVAGGCFWCVEAVYSQLKGILRAESGYCGGRVPDPTYEQVCTGETGHAEAVKITYDPKIITAEDILKIFFTIHNPTTLNQQGPDHGTQYRSAVFFKNPAEKALAQKVIAYFSTENKIWGRQRIVTSLEPLTIFYRAEEYHQNYFDKFSKASTFEKMKMNGGYCQYIIAPKVAKARKEFAAKFKN
- a CDS encoding Clp1/GlmU family protein, whose protein sequence is MAERVLILGASDRGKTYTIHQLAREAARTHKVALIDTDTGQSELGPPGTVSWAWVQAEGPQRGGTRFVGALSPAAAALELVVAVLEVVRQAEAAGANLLFIDTPGYVSGPGARRFLAALVQALAPSRILVLERDSELGSLPAMLAALSGAELTPLPVAEAVVRKSPSVRATRRLTRLARVLEGATEHELALEGLTTLGATLGTGTPIAPHLARWAGSALHLSAVYGEVAESTLSLFVAGPLRPGWESLVGPVLDHFQLGRVRALSLTALEGTCLGLHEETGRFLGIGRFLGIDPETLRLRLSTTASVERLALLAFGRFRLAADGQMLGELKPGEV
- a CDS encoding MOSC domain-containing protein, which gives rise to MSRVVAVSSSPRHTFHKDNLPQIQLLAGLGVEGDAHCGATVKHRSRVAQNPDQPNLRQVHLIPSELFDELMSAGFTVAPGELGENITTCGVELLSLPVGARLAIGESAVVELTGLRNPCAQIDRFQKGLLAAVLGRDDQGQLVRKAGVMGIVLTGGTVRPGDAIHVTLPPEPHQPLERV
- a CDS encoding aspartyl/asparaginyl beta-hydroxylase domain-containing protein, with amino-acid sequence MNFMGVGIGLLAFLGLGVYDLGRNKRVDAAGIKRYFTGNGLFTWLLSPVNTLLDILSLPYINKGIYKLEDLPPSHQAEIKRLIDAAHKENLVEKMAEKIKDNPRTMFFFKWYGQDVKNDIDVPSFHENYKYIKTIGVSVFNKKQSTSKHFGPMRATLRVLYNVNDMKDKTAYIEVGDCFHYWQDEKLFIFDDTLQHQSFNDSDNVRYCLFVDIMRPCLLPGLLSVFVSILCLLLKGVNNVFYKNWKVVKP